In the genome of Hevea brasiliensis isolate MT/VB/25A 57/8 chromosome 14, ASM3005281v1, whole genome shotgun sequence, the window ACCGATTTTATacgtatattttataattttaataagattatgtatattttaataagatataTTTTAAATGTATATATATGTTAAGGATTTGGAGAGCCCAAAGCACATGCGGCATAATCCTTTTTTATGAGTTTTATGAAAGAACACACTCATGGGTTTAACACCACATCCAACCCAAAACCTTAAGGCAATCAATTTATGAGTCCTTCTCACTTATATGTCTCTCACACATCCCATCTTTTTCCGATGTGGGAATTCCATACTTGTATATTTCCAACAATCTCTTTAATTGTAAttgtatataattaatattattttttaattttctaactttttaaaataatttagtctTTTAAATGCATTAAATCATCTTATAATCCTTAATAATATAACTAAATCACATGTTTCTCATAtaatatactttttaattattagTTATATATGTATTTTTTGGCTAAAGACCAtataattaagaaatatatttttgatattaatattataattttaatgttagtattattattttactattgcttttattttagaaatttaaaattgtattttctaTTTTAAAATGAAGATAAGAATGTAATAGTTTAAAGTGTAAAAatcaaattttgaaatgaaattagaaTCGAAACTAGAATCAAAATTGTACCAAAACTGCTTAAAACTGAACTGAAACTAGAGCTAGAATCAAAATTTGGCTTCAAATCTAGTTCTTAAAAGTCAAAGAACCAAGGTTTGATTTCGATTCCAATCCGGCGGTTCCAGTTCTTAGTTAGAACTAGACTGAAACCGGAATCAAACATCCCTACCAATAAGTAGATAGCTAGATTTTAAGCTACACAATTTATTATCATGGAGAGGTAATTCTTCTTTTATTCTTTACACATTCAGAAATTATTCTGTCGCTCATAAAGATCAATTAAATATTGAAAACTAACTATGATTGTGCAGATTATTGATCAAGAAGTTGCTGGTCTTGATCTTAATTGTTGTGGGTTCAATCTCATTCATTTTCTATCGAAGCTGAGGCTGAAAAGTTTGCTTCACTGAAAGGAAGTAAAGATAAAATTGACAATCATAGGACTAGCTTATCTGCTTAAGTCTATGGTGATCGAAATCATCTGATGAGAAAGCCAAGTGAATAGGAATTCTAatattggcacctttaggaagagTTGAACAAGCAGCAGGAGCAGTAGGAGATACAGGTCCCCTACGTAGTAGCCTTCGCATTATAATTTGACTGTATCTTAAATTTTCATCAACAATTTTCTCTGAAGCAGCAGGTTTCAAATTTCCTCACCTTTTCTTTCATATTCATATGGTTTCTCTTCACATCTTCACATGCCAAGAAGCTAGTCGTCCTAGTATTGCTTTTCCTGCAAGTTGACAAGCAATTTCCTCGTTCCTTCCCTTTTGAGAAGCCAAACATTCAAGTTCAACTCCACGACAATAAAAGAATATTGATCCACTAATAATCAAAACgcttttcataaattttttttacgGAAGTGGACAGCAAGCAAATGTAATAATTTAATAGTCCCTTGAGTAGGCCTTaatggccttgtgcctaacaaaataataataataatatgaaagaaGTCCTGAGGCGATTTTGCTTTAAGCATGTGGTTCATACAGCAGAAAAATCATAGGATATACAATAACAAATGTAAAATCACGATTGGTTCCAATTTTTGTCTGAGACCCATTTTTTATATAGTAATTGGTGATTAAACACAGTTTGGTTTGCTTGAACAATGATAACGAGTTCGCCTAGTTTTAAAATTATGCATCTATAAGGACAGGACAGACCACCTAATGGATTATTTCTATAGTAATTGGCGATTAAACACATTTTTCATATAGTAATTGGTGATTGAACACAGTTTGGTCTGCTTGAACAATGACAACGAGTTCGCCTAGTTCAAAAGTATGCATCTATAAGGACAGGACAGATCACCTAACGGATTATTTCTGGCTCTTTTGCCGTGAATTCCATCATGGCTTTCGTCATTGACACTAAATTCATGAATGCAAAAATCACCTATCCATAATAATCTGCATGATATGcatttgattttaaaataaatttatgttgTTAGAGCTAAGTTAGCTCTATGAATTTGGCTTCTTTATGCCAGTttcaactttacaccaaatcTAATGTGCTGGAAAGTTTCCTGTTTGCAGGTTGAATACTCCCCCATttcaaaaaagaaaagttaagCAAGATCAAGTGAAACACCATGggatcttttttctttttcctattcTTCATCACCCAAGACCAAGAACAATATACGCTCATTTTCTGTGGTTTTCTACGAGTTTACAACCAATTCTGCTGAGTCCTTGCATCAGTAGACATTGTTCATCATCTAAAATTACTCAAAACACTAATACATAGCATGATATTAACGATTATTCTACAAATATACATGATGAGCTAAATTCATACAAGGATATATCAGTGATCAACAATAACAAAGAGacaaagcatatatatatatatatatatatatatatatatatatatatatatatataaagaaaaagaagaagaaaaaagagataGAAGAGGGAAATGGGAAGGGGGGTGCGTCTTTTATTGGTTCGACTTACATGCTGCTATATCAGTCAACTTCTCGAATGCGAAAACAAGGGCAGAAGCAACGAATTAGATTGACACCAAAGCTAATAACACATCCAAAGAACCCAGCTGACCTCTCTCTTCTTGGTGTCTGCACAACAGGCACACCATAAACAGGGTTTGGAACTGTATATTGCTGGTAGGATAATTGGGTAGTCTCAATTGGCAGTGTAGGACAAGCGGGATTTGTTTCCACAACAATTTCTTGAGATGGCAACCGGATTTGACCTTGATAGCCTACTTCTGGAAGGTGCTGCACCCCAGGTGCAGTAATGGTCTCATTGGTCTGGTCAGGTACCAACCATGGTGGCAGTGGTGGAGCAGAGGGTTGaactggagtggagtaagagcaGCAACAGTGGCATGGCGGTGGAGGAAGATAATAAGGTTCTTGATGAGTcttctttcttctcttctttcttGGCCAGAACTTCTTTAACTTCTTCACTGCTTTTATCATTTCTTGGTAACTCGATGGTATGGCTAGAGCAAAACTTGGTGGAATTGGAGGTTCTGGATTTTCCAATTGTGAATATACAAATAGCTAGAACGTTGGATACATTAGTACTTTTGAAAAGAGAACTTGATTGTCGGTTGAAGGATCATGAAAGCATTACATAAAGCTTTTGCAAGAATTCAACTTTAAGGTTACAAAATTTTCAAATCTTGTGACCGTTGCCCACCCACTTGCCCAGCCTATCTTTAAGAAAAGGACAAGGAGGAGCTGGGCTAAGCCGTTTGGGTCACAATCCATGACAGAACATCTCTGTTCTATTTCTTTATATTATATTTGcacatttgatttttttttgtcaaCGTTTACAACTCCGTTCCTTAAGGCGAGGCAAAAAGCAAGCACAAACGCTACAGAACGCTTTGCAAAAGCTGGAGCTGGAGCTTGAGCTGTTGGGCTTTGACACTACAAAGGTCGCAAAAATTGAGAAACTGTCGAGTGCTGCACAGAAAATGACTCGAGGAACACATTTTTTTCCGATGGAGCAAGTTCCCCAAATTGCAGAAACTTGCTCTTTCCTATGGTGAACTGAAAACGGATATCAATAAGCAATCAACAATTGAAAAATATTCTGATGAAAATATTCGAAGAGCAACTCAAATATAGCAGCTTCCCTTAAAGCTGAAGATAAGCATGCCATAGAAAGCAAGTGATAAGAAGGGCTATTATATACAAAAGGCCACATGTGCCAGTGTAACAATGAAACATTCAAACGAAACAAGCAAAAAATACAAGAGAAACTGAATATTCTCCATTCTTCATTTGCTAAGCAGAAGAGGTGGAATGGACAAACTTTTCAGCCTACTTGAATCCAAACAAACAAGCACTACAAGTTTTCTTGCAAAATAATACAAAGTAAAAACCGAAAACCTATTTTTAAAGATAACAGTCTCACTCTCCACAAATGACGTTCAGCAAACAGCCACCTTCCATCTGAACAGTAATTTAGCGTGCATGTCTGGAAATGTCACTGGCCATTCCGCATGCACCACTATAATACAAACATGATCTTCACCAAATTCTCCCTCTTTATCACTTCTTTTCCTAACCCCTTAACAGCCATTCATGGTAGAATTGCTTGGGCTTATTAGCACCCAGGCCCAACAACAGATGATTGGTCATCCATGTTAACTGCTGTATCAGGTTCAGTATCAGCTTTGGTTGCTTTAATCTCTTCATTGACTGGAAGTTTAATCTTGGGTGATAACTTCTTGACTTCCTCGGATGTATATATGAAAATCTTCCTCACCATGCTGCAGAACTCGCTGCAATCAAAAGCCAAAAGTCAATAACAGCCCAACACAAGCTAACATGTTGCAAGAACAATGAATTAGGACATTGTCAAATTAACTTACTGCCATGGGTCGTCCCCAACCATCATCATGTCATCTTCATCATCGGTATAGACAACTTGCCATTTCTTTGTTGATCCACTGAGCTCACCTTCAATGTCAAACATATCCTCTAGCTTCCTAAGCAAGTCCTCATAAGAGTCAAACCGTGTCAAATCAACAGCTCTACCAACAGCAATTCCCTGCATGTGaaccttgaaaaaaaaaatatgcatAGGCCAAGGCCATTGATCAGGCAGCACAAAACTAGTATATCAGAACAGAATTAAAACAAACTCTTGTTCCAAGCAGTCAATCCAATGTCAAGGTTAATACTAAATTACTAATCTTGAACAGTTGAACTATATTAATTTATGGAAAATGTCTAAAATGCTTAAATGCAtttgtagagagagagagagagagaatctgAAAAACTGAAAGGACAGCAAGAAAGATCTTGAAAATTATTCCATAATATTCACAAGTATTCAATCAGAGAATACAGGCAAAGGAATTACTTTTGTGCAGCTTCTGATTTGCCGGCTTTGCAACTCTTGAGGAGATCTCAGGCATGATTTCTCAGGCTCACAACTTACTGAAGGGATTTCAGATCGATTAACATTTGATGGCTCAGAATGTCGATCAGATTCAGCATCCAAAGACACAATAGGGCAATCATCCACCATTCCAGATGTAACAGGTAATGGTGAAGTTTGTTCCACATTGGAGTTGTCAACAAGTTGAATCCCGAAAAGCCTGTAACCAGTTCCGGTGCTTTGTTTTCTCTCTCCAGAATCTTTGTTAATAACTGGGACAACAGAATCTGTAACACTTTCCACCCGGTTAGGCCAATACATTGAGTTGGGGGAAACGGCAGGCAATGGACTATTGCCACAAAAGCCAAGAGATTTGGCCTTTGCAGTTGTAGAGAAATTGGGAGATGGATAAAGATCCCGTCCACGATGAGAGTCACCATATGATAAAGCAGGAGACTCAGTTGCGGGTTTCCACATACCTAATGCACACAACCACCAACAGGTTTTCATTACAAACCAACACAAACAAATGAAATGAGGAAATACTAATGGGAAAAATGACATACCAAGTGCAGACAAATCTGGTGTAGGTGAAGGTAAAACAGTCGGCCGTGCCCGCTTGTTCCTTTGCACAGGTTGGGAGTTCGAAGGAGTAGTTGCAACAAGAGGCTCCAATTCCCACGGTGATACTCTATCTGGACGCAAGATTGAAGAAGGCTCATCCCATTGGACCTAGCAGAGAACATGATACAAGCCACAAATGAAGAGATGATAACATGACTTCTAAGTTTTAACGCGAAAACAGAAAGACACCATGTTTGATCAAACAAAATTCCAGAAACCATTAACACAATAAATTTAGAAATCAAAACAAGAAATTATTTGAAAAGTTGTCAACCTTTAAGGATCTCCATTCAGAATCAGCCCACCCTGATGACATATTATCTCCAACACCAACAATAGTGCCACTAAACCTGCAGCATAGCATAAACTAACGATTAAAAATCATGTTATTGACTTCTATTGCAAAAAGCCAATCCAGTATAAGATGATACCTTCGTTCAGGTACTTCCTCACCCTCAAATCTCATCTTAAACCTCATCCCAACAGAAAGCTTGTGGCTCCGAGCTTCAAGATACTTGTTGACACTTACAATGAACTCGGAACGACTTGTTCTAAAATGAAATGCTTAGTAACATGAATATACAGGTAACATAATtacaacaaatgaccaaaacataAGAGTAAAACAACAACATTGAATAGATGAAACACAATGAACAACACAAAACCTTGGCTTGTAGAAGACGGAAAAAAGAGTTCCTGTCGCAATGGCATGAGATGCAGTGGCAAGAACCCCAAGATGCATGCTTTGGCTAGATATAACAGAAGATGGCATATTAATCTGCTGTCTCATAAGTCTCCTTACTCCAACACGAAGTTCTCCATTTTCTCCCCTGTAAACAGCATATCAATCATCAATCAAATTTACAAAGACCAAGAAAGTCACAGCACAGGGAAGTGATAATGTATGATAAACTTGCCTCAAAAAGATGAATGCATCGCCTGCCACTAACTTTTTTGAACTAACAAAGACACTCCACCCGGTTGTGAGCAGGTGGCGTCTAGGTTGACCTGCAATTGATGTTTTGATCAATGTCCCAACAATTAAGACAGCATTATCATGCAAGTTTCATTGGGACTATAGAATGATAAGCAAAACAAATTATCAAACCCAACAAATAGCAAACAACGAACAtgttgataaaaataaataaataaataaataaataatagggaCTTATTAATCCATGGACAGCTCGCAACCTATTTGAATTATGATAGGTTACTACTGAAATTATAATATTGCACCATCAAAAGTCTCAGGAAAGTAGGATGCAAACCATGCAATAATCACAAACACACATGAACTGAATTTGATTCTTGTGGAGAAAAACACTTGGCACAACTCAAGTCACAAGATAAATTAACTTCATATGAAAGTTTTTGTGAAATTGATTTGGTTCAAACATCCAATATCTAAAGTACATGTAATCCACTAGATTGCAGGATGTGAGGCAGACACTTAGTTggcaaaaattgaaaaaataacactaaaaaaaaaaagagttatcaAACAATTAGAGATACTAGTACATGAAGCAGAATAAAGATAACCGCTTCAAGTCTTCACCAATAACAATAAACAATTGCCAGCTATAACTATTCGGcattgtataaaaaaaaaataacaataatacaAAGCAACACTTGCTAACCCCGAAAAATATGTCGGAAATGCCATTCATTGCCATGCAAATCAGTGGCAACCAATTCTTGCCAAGGTGGCTGCTGGGACATATCCTATACAATAAGAGGAAGCATGTCAACAGGAAAATAAATGACTTCGCTTTGCATTATCTGAAGGGCAATGATAATTTAACAGTTAGGAACCAACCAGGGGAGGCAAACAATCATCCGCATGCCTTCGAAGAACAGAGAAACCACCATGAGTGCTTGTGTCAGAAGCAGTAAGCGTCTTACAAAATGAATGAATTGCGCATCTTTCAGGTTCTGGCAGTGGAGGATCAGGGCTAGTAACCTCACTTTGCTGatttaaggaaaaataatagtaagatCAAGGAAACAAAAACT includes:
- the LOC110634720 gene encoding auxin response factor 1 isoform X1, whose product is MAFTSTNHAPVGHPHTGGCNDALYKELWHACAGPLVNLPRDGERVYYFPQGHMEQLEASMHQGLEQQMPSFNLPSKILCKVVNVQRRAEPETDEVYAQITLLPEPDQSEVTSPDPPLPEPERCAIHSFCKTLTASDTSTHGGFSVLRRHADDCLPPLDMSQQPPWQELVATDLHGNEWHFRHIFRGQPRRHLLTTGWSVFVSSKKLVAGDAFIFLRGENGELRVGVRRLMRQQINMPSSVISSQSMHLGVLATASHAIATGTLFSVFYKPRTSRSEFIVSVNKYLEARSHKLSVGMRFKMRFEGEEVPERRFSGTIVGVGDNMSSGWADSEWRSLKVQWDEPSSILRPDRVSPWELEPLVATTPSNSQPVQRNKRARPTVLPSPTPDLSALGMSFFPLVFPHFICLCWFVMKTCWWLCALGMWKPATESPALSYGDSHRGRDLYPSPNFSTTAKAKSLGFCGNSPLPAVSPNSMYWPNRVESVTDSVVPVINKDSGERKQSTGTGYRLFGIQLVDNSNVEQTSPLPVTSGMVDDCPIVSLDAESDRHSEPSNVNRSEIPSVSCEPEKSCLRSPQELQSRQIRSCTKVHMQGIAVGRAVDLTRFDSYEDLLRKLEDMFDIEGELSGSTKKWQVVYTDDEDDMMMVGDDPWHEFCSMVRKIFIYTSEEVKKLSPKIKLPVNEEIKATKADTEPDTAVNMDDQSSVVGPGC
- the LOC110634721 gene encoding uncharacterized protein LOC110634721, whose protein sequence is MIKAVKKLKKFWPRKKRRKKTHQEPYYLPPPPCHCCCSYSTPVQPSAPPLPPWLVPDQTNETITAPGVQHLPEVGYQGQIRLPSQEIVVETNPACPTLPIETTQLSYQQYTVPNPVYGVPVVQTPRRERSAGFFGCVISFGVNLIRCFCPCFRIREVD
- the LOC110634720 gene encoding auxin response factor 1 isoform X2 translates to MAFTSTNHAPVGHPHTGGCNDALYKELWHACAGPLVNLPRDGERVYYFPQGHMEQLEASMHQGLEQQMPSFNLPSKILCKVVNVQRRAEPETDEVYAQITLLPEPDQSEVTSPDPPLPEPERCAIHSFCKTLTASDTSTHGGFSVLRRHADDCLPPLDMSQQPPWQELVATDLHGNEWHFRHIFRGQPRRHLLTTGWSVFVSSKKLVAGDAFIFLRGENGELRVGVRRLMRQQINMPSSVISSQSMHLGVLATASHAIATGTLFSVFYKPRTSRSEFIVSVNKYLEARSHKLSVGMRFKMRFEGEEVPERRFSGTIVGVGDNMSSGWADSEWRSLKVQWDEPSSILRPDRVSPWELEPLVATTPSNSQPVQRNKRARPTVLPSPTPDLSALGMWKPATESPALSYGDSHRGRDLYPSPNFSTTAKAKSLGFCGNSPLPAVSPNSMYWPNRVESVTDSVVPVINKDSGERKQSTGTGYRLFGIQLVDNSNVEQTSPLPVTSGMVDDCPIVSLDAESDRHSEPSNVNRSEIPSVSCEPEKSCLRSPQELQSRQIRSCTKVHMQGIAVGRAVDLTRFDSYEDLLRKLEDMFDIEGELSGSTKKWQVVYTDDEDDMMMVGDDPWHEFCSMVRKIFIYTSEEVKKLSPKIKLPVNEEIKATKADTEPDTAVNMDDQSSVVGPGC